In one window of Pseudorasbora parva isolate DD20220531a chromosome 7, ASM2467924v1, whole genome shotgun sequence DNA:
- the LOC137082612 gene encoding speriolin-like protein → MDVEELCHEMDHLDVEENAELNRFTSTDGLMIIPTDRRSNIEWSAPLDESRFSDELLKRAHKTSSPVTLWPADASAVNREALPSCSFTHHTLRDHSRLLGEIAFQLDRRILSHVFQEQSGLYGFTVQNIRDKIEQVSVHPLTGMVDDAYKVQLLGRHMAIMDRLHMLGYNMSLHPPFSEFIVNTYGILKGTADAKEPAYTNPEFLRRVIVETAPSRLLKDLLLLLSCLCFMARLDGRSLFLW, encoded by the exons ATGGATGTTGAGGAACTCTGTCATGAAATGGATCATTTGGATGTTGAAGAAAATGCTGAGCTGAACAGATTTACATCAACCGATGGACTGATGATCATTCCTACAG ACAGGAGATCGAACATCGAGTGGAGCGCCCCTCTGGATGAGAGCAGATTCAGTGATGAGCTGCTGAAAAGAGCCCATAAGACGTCCTCACCCGTCACCCTGTGGCCCGCGGACGCTTCAGCTGTCAATCGTGAGGCGCTGCCCAGCTGCTCCTTCACACACCACACACTCAGAG ATCACAGCAGGTTACTGGGTGAAATTGCCTTCCAGCTGGACCGTCGAATCCTCTCACATGTTTTCCAGGAACAGTCTGGACTGTATGGATTCACCGTGCAGAACATACGAGATAAAATAGAGCAG GTCTCCGTTCACCCCCTGACCGGGATGGTGGATGACGCTTATAAGGTCCAGCTGTTGGGGAGACACATGGCGATTATGGACAGGCTTCATATGCTGGGCTATAACATGAGTCTGCACCCTCCCTTCAGCGAGTTCATCGTCAACACCTACGGGATCCTGAAGGGGACGGCTGACGCCAAGGAACCGGCCTACACCAACCCCGAGTTTCTGCGCAGGGTGATTGTTGAAACCGCGCCGTCCAGGTTGCTGAAAGATCTTCTGCTGCTGCTCAGCTGCTTGTGTTTCATGGCACGACTGGATGGACGGAGCCTGTTCCTGTGGTAG
- the smpd5 gene encoding sphingomyelin phosphodiesterase 5 has translation MSLRESPFPNCFLEGLHAVGWSLIFPCFWFLDRLLAVCISTRLERMWRREQECYLHPLKVVFGSVLFFILFILSTPFALLGFILWAPIQAVRRPFSYRHQVQIIHTEDRNARWEETRKVSFGFLTGNLCLLPDGVARFNNLGHTQKRASFIGKSIVQGVTRPHIRILIDSPSSCGTITPSSSLMPQLTPSSYGSVDFSIAGQKDVTEVDETNGPNQQQLPKPNCIQNSNQHKHPPRPLRDGDMLMEVSTLFPSSVDIVCLQEVFDKRAALKLTRALGTLYEHVLYDVGVYACQPAGTCSSFKFFNSGLLLASRYPVMEAQYHCFPNSRGEDALAAKGLLAVKVELGLQKGEKKMVGYINCTHLHAPEGDGEIRFEQLNMLTKWISEFQAVTRREDEMVMFDVLCGDFNFDNSSPDDRLEQSHSVFEEYTDPCRAGPGKEKPWVIGTLLEQPTLYDENMRTPDNLQRTLESEELRKEYLSPPVPLEGVPLVYPEPDQPWVGRRIDYLLYRESSVSSHCKTEVEEFTYVTQLAGLTDHIPVGFRLSVSLDSEEM, from the exons ATGTCTTTAAGAGAGTCTCCTTTCCCCAATTGTTTTTTGGAAGGTCTCCATGCTGTAGGATGGAGTCTCATCTTCCCGTGTTTCTGGTTCCTGGACCGCCTCCTCGCCGTCTGCATCTCCACCCGTCTGGAGCGCATGTGGAGGCGGGAACAGGAGTGCTATCTCCACCCGCTAAAGGTCGTCTTTGGCTCCGTCCTGTTCTTCATCCTGTTTATACTCTCCACGCCATTCGCCCTCTTGGGGTTCATACTATGGGCGCCAATCCAGGCCGTTCGCCGGCCGTTTTCGTACCGCCATCAGGTGCAGATCATTCACACGGAGGATCGTAATGCTAGATGGGAGGAGACGAGGAAGGTCAGTTTTGGGTTTCTGACAGGCAATCTGTGTCTGTTGCCTGACGGCGTAGCGCGCTTCAACAACCTCGGGCATACACAAAAGCGTGCATCTTTCATCGGGAAAAGCATCGTGCAGGGTGTCACTCGTCCGCACATCCGTATTTTGATAGATTCCCCTAGTAGCTGTGGCACCATTACCCCCTCTAGCAGCCTGATGCCGCAACTGACCCCGTCCTCGTACGGATCTGTAGACTTTTCCATCGCAGGTCAGAAGGACGTGACTGAAGTGGATGAAACCAATGGCCCAAACCAGCAGCAGCTTCCCAAACCCAACTGCATCCAGAACTCCAACCAACACAAGCATCCGCCTCGTCCCTTAAGAGACGGAGACATGCTGATGGAAGTGTCCACTTTGTTCCCATCCTCTGTGGATATAGTTTGCCTCCAGGAGGTTTTCGATAAGAGAGCCGCTCTGAAGCTCACACGGGCTCTTGGGACTCTTTACGAACATGTTCTCTATGACGTTGGCGTTTACGCCTGCCAGCCTGCTGGAACGTGCTCCTCTTTTAAGTTTTTTAACAGTGGTTTGCTCCTGGCCAGTCGCTATCCCGTGATGGAGGCTCAGTACCACTGCTTTCCAAACAGCCGAGGAGAGGACGCATTGGCTGCCAAAGGCCTGCTTGCTGTAAAG GTGGAACTAGGGTTACAAAAAGGTGAAAAGAAAATGGTTGGGTATATTAACTGCACTCATCTGCACGCTCCTGAAG GGGATGGAGAGATACGCTTTGAGCAGCTTAACATGTTGACCAAATGGATCAGTGAGTTTCAAGCAGTGACCAGACGAGAAGATGAAATGGTGATGTTTGACGTGCTTTGTGGGGATTTTAACTTCGACAACAGCTCTCCTG ATGACAGGCTGGAGCAAAGCCATAGTGTGTTTGAGGAATATACAGACCCCTGCAGAGCTGGACCCGGAAAAGAGAAGCCCTGGGTCATTG GAACCCTGTTGGAACAGCCAACGCTCTATGATGAGAACATGAGGACTCCAGACAACCTGCAGCG CACTTTGGAAAGTGAAGAACTGCGCAAGGAGTATTTATCTCCACCGGTGCCGCTCGAGGGCGTTCCTCTGGTTTATCCGGAGCCTGATCAGCCCTGGGTGGGTCGGCGGATCGATTACCTTCTGTATCGAGAGAGCTCCGTCTCCAGTCACTGCAAAACG GAGGTGGAAGAGTTTACATACGTGACTCAGCTGGCTGGACTGACGGACCACATCCCTGTGGGCTTTAGACTGTCTGTGTCTCTGGATTCAGAAGAGATGTAA